CGGCCTCCGTCCGGGTCAGCGAGTCGGTACAGGAGATCTCCGACGGCGCGACCCGGCAGAACGACCAAATACAGGCAGTCACCGACGAGATGAACGGTCTCTCGACGACCACCGAACAGATCGCCGCCTCCTCGAGCGAGGTCGCCGATCTCGCCGAACGGACTGCACGCACCGGCAAACGCGGACGCGACGCCGCACAGAACGCGATCGAGGGGATGAGCGAGGTCGAGACCGAGTCGGAGACCGCCGTCGAGGAGATCGAACAGCTCCAGCAGGAGGTCGAACAGATCGACGAACTCCTCGAGTTCATCACCGAAGTCGCCGAACAGACCAACATGCTCGCGCTGAACGCGAACATCGAGGCCTCCCGGTCCGGGGAGTCGTCCGACGGGTTCGCGGCTGTCGCCGACGAGGTCAAGAGCCTCGCCGAGGAGACGAAGACCGCGGCCGACGACATCGAACGGCGACTCGAACGGATCCAGACCCAGACCGAACGCTCCGCCGACGCAGTACAGGGAGCGAGCGATCGGGTCTCGGAACACACCGACTCCGTCGAGGACGCCGTCGAAGCACTCGACGAAATCGCCGACTACGCGACGAAGACGAACACCGGCGTCCAGGAAATCTCGGCAGCCAGCCAGCAGCAGGCGGCCTCGACCCAGGAAGTCGTCGCGATGGCAGACGAAGTCGCGACGATCGCGGCGGAGACGAGCGACGAAAGCGAGACCGTCGCTGCCGCGGCCGAAGAACAGACCTCGGCGCTGACGGAGGTCTCCCGGAACGCGAACGCGCTCGCGGAGCAGGCATCACAGCTCTCCGGGACGCTGAACCAGTTCGAGGTCGACTACGACCCTGCTATCGGCACGTCTCGGTCTGCAGAGTCGGTCGAAGTCGGGTTCGACGAACGAACGACGGCTACCGACGACGGCGGTGAGCCGGAACTCGAGGACGATTCATCGACCGATCGGTCCCTCGAGTCGGGTCCGGAACGGACCGACGAGTAATCGGTAACCGTCAGCTACTTTTTCACCCTCTTCTAAGCGCGGGTAATGGAACTTCTGGAGCGCCGTCGGGCGCTGATCGAGGAGCGTCTCGTCGAGGTCGTCGACGGCGTCGAGCCCGAGACGCTCAACGAGGAAGTTCGCCACGTGACGCTTTCCGGGGGGAAACGCGTTCGACCGATGGTCACCCTGCTTGCCTGTGAGACGGTCGGCGGGGAGGCCGAAGACGCGGTCGGATTCGGCGTCGGGATCGAACTCGTCCACAACGCCTCGCTGGTCGTCGACGACATCATCGACCGCTCGGAACTCCGTCGGGGAACGACGAGTGCCTGGTCTGAATTCGGTCACGGGCCGGCGATCGTCACGAGCGACGGACTGCTCGGCGAGGCGTTCGCGCTCTTCTCCGCGGATCCACAGGCCACCCAGGTCGTCGCGGAGGCGATGGTCGAACTCGGTATCGGCGAAGCGACGGAACTGTCCTCCCAGCCCACGAACGAAGACGAGTACATGACGCTAGCTCGACGAAAAACCGGCTCACTCTTCCGGGCCGCGGCCGAACTCGGTGCGATCGCCGCCGACTCGGACCCGCTCACCGTCGAGGCACTCGGCGAGTACGCCGAACGCGTCGGCGTCGCCTTCCAGATCCGGGACGACGTCCTGGACGCGGTCGCGGATCCCGACGAACTCGGCAAGCCAACCGGCCACGACGCCGAGCTAGAGCGTCCCTCCGTCGTCCAGGTGACCGACCTCTCACCCGAAGAGGCAAACGCTCGCGCTCGAGCCGAAGCCGACCGAGCGCTCGACGCATTCGAGCGCGTCGACGTCGTCGACCGAGAAGCGAGCGACTACTTGCGAGAACTCGCGGAGTTCGTCGTCGAACGGGAACGGTAATTCTGGTCAGGAACGGATTCTGTCGGCCGCGCGTGGCCCTTCTTCGGAATCGCCATCGGAATCGGCGTCTCGGTCCGAGAACCGCGACTCAGCGACGGCGAACGCGAGCGTACTCGTAATCCCGAGCAGCGTCCCTGCCGTCAGTGCCGTGGCGAGATAGCCGACGTCCGCTCGATCGAGTAAGAACCCGCTGACCCCGTGCAAGACCAGTGCGATCGAGACGACGTACACCGGCGCGTTGAGGTAGCGCCACTCGAGCGAGCCAGCGATGTACTCGTCGGTAATCTGCCCGAGACTGGTGGTGACGCCCGCAGCGGCGAGCCACTGGATCGAGCCGTAAACGAGCGCAGCCAGCATGACGGGAACGCCGACGTCGCCGGCCGCCGACTCCTGGATCGCCTCGAGTTCGTTCAGCCCGCTGACGCCCCCGAGGACGAAAAGCGCCGCGGCGACGACGTACGCGAGCAGGGTCGTCCGCCCGGCGTACAGCGACCGACGGGCCTGTGCTGCGGCGCTGTCGATCCGTTCGCCGAGTCCCAGTCCGCGCGAGATGAGATACAGGCCAAGCAGCGCGGAGGTCGTCCCGAGGACGAACCCCGGCCACTCCATGGCGCTGCCGATCAACGCGAGCGGATAGATCAAAAGCAGGATGCCAAGCGGGATCAGGACGGTCCCCCTTGTCTCGGGGTCGTTCAGCACCTGTTTGAAGGTGTAGTACATCGACTCTAAGTTCTGGGCCTGGCGGACGACGACGCGGCGGACGCCGTCGATGGGGACCCGCGAGCGGATGATCGGGATGACCGACTCGTCCTGTGCGCCGTCGGTGATAACGAGTGCGGTGACGTCCTCTGCGGTCGAGAGGCTCGCGAGGACGGTGTCGACCTCGTCGCCGACCTCGCGATTTGCTGCGACGTCGCTCTCCTCGTTGCCGGTGACGACCGCGACCTCGACGCTCTCGTCGCGCTCGTCGAGATCGTCGTAGACGTGTAGCCCCTGGAAGATCACGTTCACGTCGGAGTCTTCCGGGTCCGCGGTGGCGAGCGCGATGGCTGCCTCTTCGACGGGTTCGCGGCCGACGACGGGCGTCGAGAAGCCGGTCTTCCGACCGAGGTCGTCGTCGAGGTCGACACAGAGGACCAGCAGCATCGTCCGGCCGTACGCTAGCCGAGTTTAATTGTTTTCGGGACGACGATCCTCGGGCCGGCAGTCGAATAGCGGCGACGATTACTCGCCGCTCGTCACTGCGTCCGGCTGTTCGCCCGGGTCCGGCGAGTGAGTAATCTGCTCGTGGTCGTCGAGCGTTCGGAGTCGCTCGCGAAGATCGATCCCACGCCGTTCGAACTGGGTGAGTCGATATCGGAACACGGGGTAACCGAGAGCGATCCAGCCGAGAATGAGCAGTCCCATCCACGGAAGCTGTGACGACAACAGGAGCCAGAAGACGACCGTCGAGACGCCGCCGCCGATCGCGACCAGCATGAGTGCGGTCCGCGGAAGCTTGACGTGGGCGTTCCGGTACCGGTCAGGGAACATCGCCGGTAATCGCCACGCGGCAACCGAGAGCAGGAAGAAGGCATACAGGAGGACCAGCCCCAGACCGGGAGCCAGAAGCGACGGAGAGGGAGTGAACGGAACGATAACCAACGGTGGCACGCCGAGCAGAAGCACTGCTCGGTTCGGGCTCTGGTGTTCGGGATGGAGCTTCGCCAGCGCCGCCGGGAAAACGTCGTCACGCGCTGCACGCATGATCTCGCGGGAGTAGGTGACGATGAGCGTGTTGACCGTCGTGAGTCCGCCGACCACTGCGGCCAGTGCGACGAACCCACTCGCCCACCACGGCAGGAACTCGAGGGCGACCATCGCGATGCCGGCTTCCAGTCCGGCGAGTTCCGTCCAGTGCATCACGCCGACGGCGATCACGACGATCCCGATCATGAGCGACATACCGACGACCATGCTGTAGACGAGCACTCGCGGAACGTTCCGTTCCGGATCCTCGAGTTCCTCGCCGATGTCGATCGCCAGGTTGAACCCGTACATCCCGATAAAAAGCGAGATCGTCGCGACGACGAACGGGCCGTACCCTTCGGGGAACACCGGCGTGTAGTTCGCGAAATCAACGTGGAAAGCACCGGGGACGATGAACAGCAGCATGCCACCGACGATGATGGACACGAGGGCGAACTGGACGGTAGTCACGATCGAGATACCTCGAAGGTTCAACAGGACGAACGCGAGTAACACGGCTACGATCAACAGTTCCAGCGGAACGTCGACGAAAAACCGTGCGTATTCGGCGAACCCGTGGGCGGTGTACACCAGTCCGAACCAGATCGTGGGGACGACGACCCACGGGACGCTGAACCCCCAGAACGGGCCGATCAACCGCGAGGGATAGACGTATCCGCCCCCGGCGACTGGCAGCGCAGCGCCGAGTTGAATCATCACGATGACTCCAAACACCATCGGCAGTGCGGCAAAGACGACTGCCGGAACGATACTCGGACCGACGCCGTCGGCCATGAGATGTGCTGGGAGCAAGAACATCGTCACGGAGATGGCGTTGCCGACGACGAGTGCCACTGCCCCGAGCAATCCAATTTTCTTCCCGACAATCGGATCTATTTCGTCTGTTGCTACCATGTGAACACCTCACAATTCAATTCGTTCTAGAAAGTAGTTCCGTTTCAAACGAAGACGTGTTGTCTGCCGACTAGTGCTCGTTGTGTGACTTCGTGTGGTTCTCTGGCCGCCTCCAGAACAACAGTCTCGACCGGTCACCGACGACCTCGAGACGCACGACTTTTGCGTCTCCACCGGATAGGAGTGGGCAACTGATGATATCTAAGGGCTGCGAGCAGTGTGCGAAAGGCGGGAAGATGGTGCTCTTCGTCTACGGCTACTGCGACCAGCGCGATTGCTTCTACTGTCCGCTCGGCGAAAACCGCAAGAACGTCACCGACGTCTACGCCAACGAACGACAGGTCGAGAGCGACGAGGACGTTCTCGAGCAAGCCCATCGGATGGACGCGCTCGGGACCTCGATTACGGGCGGCGAGCCACAGGAAGCACTCGATCGGACCTGCCACTACCTCGAACTGCTGAAAGACGAGTTCGGCGAGGACCACCACACCCACCTCTACACGGGTATCACGGGCGGCCGCGAGAACATGCGCCGCCTCTCGGAAGCCGGTCTCGACGAGATCCGGTTCCATCCGCCGCTCGAGCAGTGGGGTGACCTCCACGGCACCGAGTGGGAGGACATCCTCTACATCGCTCGCGAGGAAGGCTTGACGCCGGCCTTCGAGATTCCCGGCATCCGCGCCGAGGAGGAGTTCCTCGAGTTCCTCGATGAAGGCGCTGCGGAGTTCTGTAACGTCAACGAGTTCGAGATGTCCCAGGGGAACTACCGGCGGATGCAGGAACAGGGCTTCGAACTCAAGGAAGATCACATGAGTGCCGTCGAGGGCTCCCGAGATGAGATCCTCGAGGTGATGGGCGACCACGAGAAGGTCTACTTCTGTACCTCCGTCTTCAAGGACGCCGCCCAGCACCGCCGTCGCCTCAAGCGCATGGCCCGGAACATCCGTCGGGAGTTCGACGACGTCACCGACGATGGGACTCTCGTCTACGGAAAGACCCGTGCGGATCCCGAACGGTTCGTCGAACTGGGCGTTCCCGAGGAGTTCTACACGGTCAAGTCGAATCACGTCGAGGTCGCCTGGTGGCTCTTAGAGGAGATGATCGAGGAGGGGGACCTCGAGGATGGCGAAATCGTCGAGCAGTATCCGAGTTACGACGGGCAGGTTGTGGAACGAACCCCACTCGCCTGACCGCGAGCGAAGCGAGCGGCTTTTTGGTGCAGATTTTTCGAGGAGCGGTCGCGAACAACGTGAGCGATCCCGACGAGAAAAAGGTGCACGTGGCAGGTCGTCGAGCGAACGCCGTTCGCCTAAAAATTCGTTTCTCGAGACGCCGTTCGAGCACTCGTTTAACTCGTCGAAGGCCGTTTGAGCCCTCTGACGGGGTGTGGGTGATCGGGTGGTACGAGAAGCAGTTGGGAGTCAATCCATCTCCACGGGGTCCACGTCCGGCAGCGTAATGAGGTTCTCCCGACCGATTCGGAGCTTTTCGATCT
This region of Natronobacterium texcoconense genomic DNA includes:
- a CDS encoding APC family permease: MVATDEIDPIVGKKIGLLGAVALVVGNAISVTMFLLPAHLMADGVGPSIVPAVVFAALPMVFGVIVMIQLGAALPVAGGGYVYPSRLIGPFWGFSVPWVVVPTIWFGLVYTAHGFAEYARFFVDVPLELLIVAVLLAFVLLNLRGISIVTTVQFALVSIIVGGMLLFIVPGAFHVDFANYTPVFPEGYGPFVVATISLFIGMYGFNLAIDIGEELEDPERNVPRVLVYSMVVGMSLMIGIVVIAVGVMHWTELAGLEAGIAMVALEFLPWWASGFVALAAVVGGLTTVNTLIVTYSREIMRAARDDVFPAALAKLHPEHQSPNRAVLLLGVPPLVIVPFTPSPSLLAPGLGLVLLYAFFLLSVAAWRLPAMFPDRYRNAHVKLPRTALMLVAIGGGVSTVVFWLLLSSQLPWMGLLILGWIALGYPVFRYRLTQFERRGIDLRERLRTLDDHEQITHSPDPGEQPDAVTSGE
- a CDS encoding DUF373 family protein, with the protein product MLLVLCVDLDDDLGRKTGFSTPVVGREPVEEAAIALATADPEDSDVNVIFQGLHVYDDLDERDESVEVAVVTGNEESDVAANREVGDEVDTVLASLSTAEDVTALVITDGAQDESVIPIIRSRVPIDGVRRVVVRQAQNLESMYYTFKQVLNDPETRGTVLIPLGILLLIYPLALIGSAMEWPGFVLGTTSALLGLYLISRGLGLGERIDSAAAQARRSLYAGRTTLLAYVVAAALFVLGGVSGLNELEAIQESAAGDVGVPVMLAALVYGSIQWLAAAGVTTSLGQITDEYIAGSLEWRYLNAPVYVVSIALVLHGVSGFLLDRADVGYLATALTAGTLLGITSTLAFAVAESRFSDRDADSDGDSEEGPRAADRIRS
- a CDS encoding radical SAM protein, with translation MISKGCEQCAKGGKMVLFVYGYCDQRDCFYCPLGENRKNVTDVYANERQVESDEDVLEQAHRMDALGTSITGGEPQEALDRTCHYLELLKDEFGEDHHTHLYTGITGGRENMRRLSEAGLDEIRFHPPLEQWGDLHGTEWEDILYIAREEGLTPAFEIPGIRAEEEFLEFLDEGAAEFCNVNEFEMSQGNYRRMQEQGFELKEDHMSAVEGSRDEILEVMGDHEKVYFCTSVFKDAAQHRRRLKRMARNIRREFDDVTDDGTLVYGKTRADPERFVELGVPEEFYTVKSNHVEVAWWLLEEMIEEGDLEDGEIVEQYPSYDGQVVERTPLA
- a CDS encoding polyprenyl synthetase family protein — translated: MELLERRRALIEERLVEVVDGVEPETLNEEVRHVTLSGGKRVRPMVTLLACETVGGEAEDAVGFGVGIELVHNASLVVDDIIDRSELRRGTTSAWSEFGHGPAIVTSDGLLGEAFALFSADPQATQVVAEAMVELGIGEATELSSQPTNEDEYMTLARRKTGSLFRAAAELGAIAADSDPLTVEALGEYAERVGVAFQIRDDVLDAVADPDELGKPTGHDAELERPSVVQVTDLSPEEANARARAEADRALDAFERVDVVDREASDYLRELAEFVVERER